From the Micromonospora echinospora genome, the window GGTCAAACTCGGGCACACCGTGCACCTGCTGGAACCGCAGGCGGGTCTGCCGGACATGGTCTACGCCGCCAACGGCGCGTTCGTGGTCGACGGCATCGTCTACGGCGCGCGCTTCAAGCACGAACAACGCGCCGCCGAGGCCGCCGCGCACCGCGCCTTCTACGAGGAGCAGGGCTGGCGGTTCATCGCCCCGAACGAGACCAACGAGGGCGAGGGCGACTTCGCGTACGTGCCGGAGGCGCACGGCGGTCTGGTTCTCGCCGGGTACGGCTTCCGCACCGACCCGGCCGCCCACGCGGAGGCGCAGGAGGCGCTCGGGCGTCCGGTGGTCTCGCTGCACCTGGTCGACCCGCGCTTCTACCACCTGGACGTGGCACTCGCTGCGATCGACGACACCAACATCGTCTACTTCCCCGGCGCGTTCTCCCACGCCAGCCAGCGGGTGCTGGCCCAGCTCTTCCCGGACGCGGTGGTCGCGGACGACACCGACGCCCTCGCCTTCGGGCTCAACCTGGTCAGCGACGGGGCGAACGTGATGCTCAACAGCGAGGCCACCCGCCTGGCCGAGAAGCTGAAGGCCGCCGGTTACACCCCGGTGCCGGTCGAGTTGACCGAGCTGAAGAAGGGTGGCGGCAGCGTGAAGTGCTGCATCGCCGAGTTGCGGCACTGACCACGCCTCGACCACCACGGGTCGGCGACCGGACCACCGGCCGCCGACCCGTGCCCGTCCCTCAGCCCAGCGTCGCCAGTTCGGAGACCAGCATGTTCGCCAACACCTGGCCGTCGAGCTGCACCCGGCGCAGGTACCACCGCTGCTGCGGCGTGCGGGGCTGGTTGAACTGCCAGGGCCCACGTGGGCTGTCGATCTGACCGACCTTGCCGAGGGCCAGGTTGACCTGCTGTGAGTTGGCGTCCGGGCCGGCGAGCCGGATCGCCTTGTCCAGCACCTGCGCCGCGTCGTACGACGCCATCGCGTACGTGGTCGGCGAGGCGTTGTGCTTCTTCCGGTACGCCGCGGCGAACCGCCGGTTCGCCGCGTTGTTGAGGTCGGCGGAGTAGTTCAGCGAGGTCATGATGTTCGCCGCCTCGGCCGGTTTGATCTCGCTGAGCACCGAGCCCTCGGTGAGGAA encodes:
- the ddaH gene encoding dimethylargininase, with the protein product MVIVNQQRVPRKRTYLMCSPGHFAVEYAINPWMDVATPVDAALAVKQWDRLRETLVKLGHTVHLLEPQAGLPDMVYAANGAFVVDGIVYGARFKHEQRAAEAAAHRAFYEEQGWRFIAPNETNEGEGDFAYVPEAHGGLVLAGYGFRTDPAAHAEAQEALGRPVVSLHLVDPRFYHLDVALAAIDDTNIVYFPGAFSHASQRVLAQLFPDAVVADDTDALAFGLNLVSDGANVMLNSEATRLAEKLKAAGYTPVPVELTELKKGGGSVKCCIAELRH